From the genome of Solanum dulcamara chromosome 12, daSolDulc1.2, whole genome shotgun sequence:
CACCTTCGCCGTTGTGATAGAGCTGGAATCGAGCCTCATGGTTGAAATGTTCATGGTGACAGTAGTGGTAGTAATGGCGGTGCCGGGCGGCGTGCGGTGGCGCTGTGCACGGAGATATGCAGATACAGAGAGGAGGAGAAGTGTGTTTTCAGGGTTTAGGTTCAGGAGATTTGTTAGGTGGGGGAGTATGGAACCAATTCACTACGTGCGGGAACATGTATTCATATGTGCCacttttttaattattgattttgagttgaatggtaataaattcaatttaaatctaaaattaataGATATCGAAACATATATACTCCACAAGAATATAAAGGACAACTCGTATCGTTCTATTTTATAAGACTGCTTTGACTGATCATAAAagttaaaaagaaaacaaagacttTCGACAAATAGGGTATATAAAGAAGGATGgaatcattaaataaaaataacaaaaatttcATGTGAAgcataaaagaagaaaaatactttttagaaaaaaagtgCCATTGGAAACAAGTCTTTATCCAAGTTAAAACCAACATCATCGTATCTAGTGTATCCCACGAGTGTGGTCTAGACGGGTGATGTGTAAACAGTCTTACACTTGTCTTgtgaaaataacaaaattgtttcataaatttaaaaccaaatccATATTTTTATTTCCACAACATATGTCTCTGTTTTAACACGAAAAAACAATCGTCCGACAACAACTTATTACCACATGTTAATAAATAGTCTCTCAAAACTCTCCACCTTTGAGGTAGGGGTAAGATATGCTTACACTGTGCCATTTTCAAACTCTactttgtgggattacattgaTATGTTGTGGTTGTACTTCCAAGTCTTACAAATGAAGAAAGAATTTATATGCATGATACAAACAATGCATCCTCTTTCTGATTTAGTGTTGTCATTTGCAGGTTCTGCATCCAGCAATGGAATCTACAGCTGCAATAGTACACTCTTTTAGTCTTCAGAAACGTTGTTTTTATCTCCTTCAAATTATATAAGTTAATCAAGGTGCAAATTGCATTGCTACAGTAAGAGATAAACTCTATGCAGCatcaaataatccaagaaacgCGTGGAGTCTAATCTGTAAGCATATCGAATTGAGCTTGATGATTTCCTGTTGATATAGCAATAATGCAGACGAAGAGAAGTACATCTGGGGCTGCCAAGGAAACAAGAGATATCAGTAATGGTTACATACGTGAATCGTGATGCAACAGACAACATATTGATGAAAGAAGGTGCCATGGACACCTTAGTATCATTAAGTTTGCCAGTTGTTCCAGTTATTTCATTTTACAGGCACAGGCTGGCAGCCATTTACTGAGACTCCAAAGGAAAAGGGGGTATAAGTCGGCTCCAATAGCAGCGGATAtaagatgaatggaatatgtaAGTAGAGGCAATCGAATGAACATATATGAAGCATCTGAGAGGAACAAGGGAATAACTGTGGTCTCGAAACTATGGTATGCTCCAACAGAGAAGGATGGAATTATATGGGCAAGTCATTATTGAACGTGTAGAACAAATCTAATATAGCAAGTTCAGTGAAATTTTAAAGCTAACATGATGACTTTCCCTACGTACAATCACATATTCACACTGAAGTTAATGATCCTAAATTTAACAAGTCCAGTTTCAACTTCTGATAGATCAGGTACCGGTATACAGATTGTGATTTCAGTTGTCTGACTAATAACTACACAAGATAAGCAAACTGCTAGCAATTCTAACCATTGGTTCTCTGACAACTGATATACCAAATGTGAATATATCCAGAACAATTCAAATTCCGTATTCACAAACCTCAAAAATGACAAGTGACTCCGCCATATTCAGGGAGATATGTGATCTCACAGGTTAAATGATGTTCCTTATAAACAAGGCACGAGGAAGAGCTACAACAGATAAGCTGCACAAAAAAGACAGAAGGCAGCCAGATCAACAATTTAGTAAAGCTTTGCAACAGATAAAGCAAGAGTTGTGAGTCTCTAAGAGTGTAAGTAAAACAAATGTGGAAATAATTACTAAGCAGATCAAGGACATTATCTTACTTGAGCATCGAAGTCCTCAAAAATTACAGTGAGCAGCATCAAAAGTGTTTATAGTTTCTGGTGCTGTACATCATCTTCTGATTGAAGAAGCAAACAACAGCAGTTATACAGCCTAATAAGGCTAACTACTTATACTTAAACTAACAGTGTCTCTGTTCAAGGATCATCAATGCTGATTGCAACATTTCTCTAGCCTTTCTGTCTGGCGTACATCCAGTGGATTCCATTTCACTATATATCTTGGGGACCTAGCAAGCAACAACAAAATGGAGCCACATAAATGTTGTTAAATACAAAAAACTGAAAAAGTAAGTCACCATATAATTTCCATGCTTTTCACTGTCTTTGCTACACCGAAGCccaaattattcattttttatgCAATACAACTTAATCATGCATTTTTCAAATTATGACTTTGTTTAGTCACTTCAGATTCAAGAAAGGAGTGAAATCCAATGGCTCATAGCAATATTAGAAGCCAAACCTGATCGAACTTCTTAGCCCTCATAAAAGCCTTCATTAAAGTGCTATAAGTAATCACATCAGGAGTAATACCCTACAGAAACAGCAGCACCAATATCAGCAAAGTTTATGGAAGGAAATATGTTTAGggaaatttggaaattttaagGACTTACCATATCCTTTATATGGTGGTAAATTGATAGTGCCTCCATATGCCTACCAGCATTCCCAAAAGCATTTATCAACATATTTAGCATTATAAGGTTTGGTTCCATTCCTTCGACTTCCATTATCTGCAGAACCTTTACAGTCTGCTCACATAATCCCTGCACACAAGGCAAAaatattactccctccgtttcaatttatttgtcttactaTTTTCAAAATGAATGTCTCTTCCCTTTCTTgacaactctttaattctaactttccacatggcatgtttaagaccacaagattaaagaacaATTTTGTACATTtcacatatctttagtttaaaaccacaagatttaaaagtcttttttactttcttaaactccgtgtcaagtcaaaaatATACAAGCAAATTGAAACTGAGGGAGTAAAAAGATGGAATCTCCTCAAAGCTACTTCTTAAACATAGAAATACGAAGATGGAGGAAACATTAACTACATATATAAATGAATGCAAAGAGAGACCACAAATGTGTGTATGAAACACATTTGTCTTGGGTTTGTTCTAAACACCAAACATGTCTTGATAAGGGCTTGGTTAAACATCAGGTGCAAGTAAGTTTTTACTGTGCTAGATGGAAGGCGAATGGCTAAATATCAACTCAACTACACAACCATTTCCATTTTCCAAAGTTATCTAATCCAAGATTAGCACTACCATTATATAAAGTGGCAGATTTACAGTCATGCAGCTCCCGGCATTGGAAATATTCACCTCCCAATGAGAGAATTTGCTTTTGTAACCTAAAGATAACTATTGCCCTTTTGAAGAGCACTTCAGTAGTCATTCCTTATACTGTCAATGTCATGCATTCCTTTTATACAGTAAATGTATTTCACaccttcatttttttaatgtaataacTCAAAGCAAATCAGTCTCCTTCGAGAAGGTAAGAGAGAACAACTCACCTGCTGAGCATAGGCATGGGCCAGGACACAAAAGATGCTAGGTGAAAGCTGAAGGCCTTCCAATTTTAGGGCATTTAAACAATACTCTGCATCCTGAAATCTCCCATGCTGGCCATAAATATCAACCAAGAGGGCGTAAATAGCCCCACTCTTGTGATGTCCTCTCCCTTGCATACTCTCAAGAATTTTATCAATAACCTCCCACTTTCCCTGCTCCACTAAATgggtaataatgataatgaagaTCTTAGGATCAGGGTATAGTCCTTGCTCTTGCATCTCATTGAACAATTCTATAGCAGTATCTAGATGCCCAAACTTGCAATGCCACCGGATCAAAGAATTCCATGTTCTAAAATCAGGCTTTATGCCTTGTCGGCGCATTTTGTCAAATACTTCTAAGGCCTCTCCCAACTCACCATACTTGCCAAAAGTATCAATGATGCTATTAAAGAGGCGCTTATCTAGTCGTAGCCCCATCTCGCGGATTTCTTCCACAATGCCTAGTGCTTTTTTCCACATGCCATTGTCCCTATACAGTTCAATTATTTTACTATACACGAAAGAATTTAAAGGATAACTTTCTCTCCTCATTTTGGCAACAATTAACCAAGTATCTTCCAGCCGCCCAGCATTGACATAATACTCAAGCAGGATCTCATAAGTTTCTTGGTTCCTGTCAACAGCCAATTCTTCGAGTAACATCAAGACCTTATCTGCTAGCCTTAAGAGGCCTTTTCTCAAGAAGCTCCTAAGTAAGGTATTGAACACCTTTATCCTTGGTTTGCGACCAGAACATAGCATTTCTTGAAAGACTGCATCAGCTTCCAAAGTCCTGCCAACACTTCCAAGGGCAGCAATCAGGCTGCTATAAGATACAAAACTTGGATGAAAACCCAAAGCCTCCATCTGGGAAAGCAATCTCATTGCCTTATCAACATTGCCTTCAGTACACAACTCACAAATGGACTCATTGTACAAATCATATGAAATTTCCTCACCATTTCTATGACAAGTCTGGTgctcattatttgagttttcaATGGTTCCAATAAGACAATTAACTAAAAAGCCACATCGTTTAGCTCTACTTTGCAATATAATCTGACATGACGTATGCAGCATCTTGCGTTGCTTTAGATATGCAGGTACAAATCCCCACACACTATGAGGACATATAGCTGGACTGGATCCAAAAAAAAGCTTTTGCCGGATCTGCATGTCTCTTTTGCAAGAAATATTCTCActgcaacaaaaaaaaagttaaataacCATAGCTACTGAAGAAATGGATAGCGGAATCATAGTAGCTCAGTTGGTTGTCAACATGAACTTTCACCTTGTTGATGAGGGATTCGATTCCCCACATTATAATCCCCtacccccaatttttttttaaaatgatgaaCCGTAATTTGTAAACCAAAAAATCTATTCTTTCTAGTTATATCCAAACATAAGACCTAACAAATGCAAACTTCTCCAGAGAAGTGATGAAGTTAGGCCACATACAAATTACTCCACCATAAGGACAGATTACATCATTTTCGCTTCTTTGCATTTGATTTCATACATAGAGAGACAAGACACTCCAGAAGCAAAACGAAATCTGTGGCTACTAAGCTCAAATTTCTAACTGCCAGCTTCCCTTTCACACATTTTATCAACAAAACAAAGGCAAATCCATTATACCATATATTCTCCTTTAGCTACATTATCACGgtgaagaaaattaaatattataggTTCAACGCTGCACCTGAATTTTCACCTTATTGCGGGTTCGATTCCCCTACCAAAAAAATCTCCacattcatttgagtaaaaaaagcagatattaaatttttatgcatGACTGTTAGGCAAAAAATCATTGGAGATAGCAATTTCTTACAATTGGATTTCGACAGTTCGAATTGATGAAATGGAGCAAAGTTAGCAGTGGATTTTTCTGCAAACAAGTTTTtaggatgatgatgatgatatgtaATGGCGAATCTACCCTTATGGTCTTGAAGAAAGAAGTACTGCCGTTGTTCTCTAAATGTAAGGTTGTTTTTGGGTTTTCACAGATTGAAGTTGGTGGAGGAAAGGATGATTTGAGGACACTTTTAGATTTTAGCCCAATTTAAGGAAGATTTGTAAAAATAGCCTCAAATAACACAATCAGAAGAACAAAGATAATTACACATCTTCAATTGTTCACAAGTATTTATGGACAGCCAAAATTTGATTCTCCTGTCAGTTTCAAATTATTTGTCGGATTTCTTCTTTGCatcttttatgaaaatattaattaaaaaatattttgattatataatctctcgtcattaaatatttattctatTTATGTGTCATCAcctcataaaagtcttcaaaaaCTTTTACTATTAAGGataaattgagaaaaatataattaattttgccttgaacttctaaaatgataaataattagaaataactatttttaaaaatcatgcAGATAATTTGAGAACAAGAGAGTACTATTGAATTGGTCACGAGTTTGTGAGATTCGCAAATCTTGTGTGTTGTTCACCTATTTACGATTTTAGTTAAATTACCCAAGTTTTATACTATTCTCATTCTACTTGTTAAATTATTTGTCAAATGAACAACTTTGGTATgtcttgttcaactttataaagATTTCTAAACGAGGGTGGGTGAGAAAAggatttgaaaatttaatgctTATGAAATCTAGTATCATGTGATAAGAATTTAATGCTCATGAAATTACATGATCAAAAAAGCATATGAatttttcaacttcaagaagTTTGTGTATCAACATTAGGTTTATCTTCACTCTCTGTTGAGCAATTAAAACTTGCATGGATGAGAaatttcttgattattttgCTGTTCAATTtccaagaaaataataaatcaaaagcTTAATATAATTAAACTTAAGATGATATATTAGTACCTGTTTATTCCAATCAGTTTTCAAAGTGATTATAAGTAGTACAATAGTCTGGACCAGTGTACCAAAAATCATTCCAACCCAAACACCCTACAGACATTTTCCAAAATGGGAGAAACTGTTAACagaaaagaaaagtaaacatttttcctatattgttcgaattcttcaaaaatgtcgaACAGGTGCATGTCAAATCCTCCAGAGGAGTGAAACTTAGGAGGATCCGACACGAGTGGaacaacatttttggagagcATAAGCAAAACTTTACTAAATAATAGCAGCCTATGTTGACATAGGCTACAATGCTTTGCCATCCGACGCCAACAGCAACGCCTACATCAATAAAATCTTGAAGTTTTTGCACCATTCTTGAAAATGCTTTTCGTGGGAATTAGCATTTGAATCAGAGAAATGTACTCACCAGAGAGAACTGGTTGAATACTGTTCATGAGAATGGAAAATGCTAATAGAGGAGACAATTGTTCGACTTCTTTAACCACGTCTTGACTCTCTGTGAACAAGTAAGCCA
Proteins encoded in this window:
- the LOC129877173 gene encoding pentatricopeptide repeat-containing protein At5g42310, chloroplastic-like codes for the protein MQIRQKLFFGSSPAICPHSVWGFVPAYLKQRKMLHTSCQIILQSRAKRCGFLVNCLIGTIENSNNEHQTCHRNGEEISYDLYNESICELCTEGNVDKAMRLLSQMEALGFHPSFVSYSSLIAALGSVGRTLEADAVFQEMLCSGRKPRIKVFNTLLRSFLRKGLLRLADKVLMLLEELAVDRNQETYEILLEYYVNAGRLEDTWLIVAKMRRESYPLNSFVYSKIIELYRDNGMWKKALGIVEEIREMGLRLDKRLFNSIIDTFGKYGELGEALEVFDKMRRQGIKPDFRTWNSLIRWHCKFGHLDTAIELFNEMQEQGLYPDPKIFIIIITHLVEQGKWEVIDKILESMQGRGHHKSGAIYALLVDIYGQHGRFQDAEYCLNALKLEGLQLSPSIFCVLAHAYAQQGLCEQTVKVLQIMEVEGMEPNLIMLNMLINAFGNAGRHMEALSIYHHIKDMGITPDVITYSTLMKAFMRAKKFDQVPKIYSEMESTGCTPDRKAREMLQSALMILEQRHC